The following coding sequences are from one Microbacterium sp. SSM24 window:
- a CDS encoding RNA polymerase-binding protein RbpA: MATGGNAIRGTRVGAGPMGEQDHGFHADRVAVSYWDALGNETVRYFAAGIPDDEIPETIDSPHSGLPAGRDKANPPAVAKTEPYKTHLAYVKERRTEEEADALLDDALQQLRDRRGQD, encoded by the coding sequence ATGGCTACCGGAGGAAACGCGATCCGCGGCACCCGTGTCGGTGCCGGGCCGATGGGCGAGCAGGACCACGGCTTCCACGCCGACCGCGTCGCCGTGTCGTACTGGGACGCCCTGGGCAATGAGACCGTGCGCTACTTCGCTGCGGGGATCCCCGACGACGAGATCCCCGAGACGATCGACTCGCCCCACTCCGGCCTTCCGGCAGGGCGTGACAAGGCGAACCCGCCGGCCGTCGCGAAGACCGAGCCCTACAAGACCCACCTCGCGTACGTGAAGGAGCGCCGCACCGAGGAAGAGGCCGACGCCCTCCTCGACGACGCGCTTCAGCAGCTGCGCGATCGCCGCGGTCAGGACTGA
- the pgl gene encoding 6-phosphogluconolactonase — translation MVEAWAEKRVVISPDPSTLAESVATRFLGRVSKRVEEGKLAHISLTGGSMGSAVLAAAARNPRLAAIDWSRVHFWWSDERFVPRGDADRNEGQARAALLDALDLPAANIHAPAASDEGLDLDAAADAYAAELAAFAGSEGPWPSFDVCFLGVGPDAHIASLFPDRPEIQITDRAVVPVRDSPKPPPDRVSMTRPVINSSKRVWMVLSGADKASALGLALAGASYASVPAAGAKGRKRTVFFVDLEAAANVPPELIDREY, via the coding sequence ATGGTTGAAGCCTGGGCCGAGAAGCGCGTCGTCATCAGTCCCGATCCTTCGACCCTCGCGGAGTCGGTCGCCACTCGGTTCCTCGGCCGCGTGTCGAAGCGCGTCGAAGAGGGAAAGCTCGCGCATATCTCGCTGACCGGCGGATCGATGGGATCCGCCGTGCTCGCCGCCGCGGCGCGCAACCCACGGCTGGCCGCGATCGACTGGTCGCGCGTGCATTTCTGGTGGAGCGACGAGCGCTTCGTGCCCCGAGGCGACGCCGACCGCAACGAGGGCCAGGCACGGGCCGCGCTGCTCGACGCCCTCGACCTTCCCGCCGCCAACATCCACGCGCCCGCCGCGAGCGACGAGGGTCTGGACCTGGATGCCGCCGCAGACGCCTACGCAGCGGAGCTCGCGGCGTTCGCGGGCTCGGAAGGACCGTGGCCGTCGTTCGACGTCTGCTTCCTCGGCGTCGGACCCGATGCGCACATCGCCTCTCTGTTCCCCGACCGCCCCGAGATCCAGATCACCGATCGCGCGGTCGTCCCGGTGCGCGACTCCCCCAAGCCGCCGCCGGACCGCGTATCGATGACGCGCCCGGTGATCAACAGCTCGAAGCGCGTCTGGATGGTGCTCTCGGGCGCCGACAAGGCGTCCGCCCTCGGACTGGCTCTCGCCGGCGCGAGCTACGCGAGCGTCCCCGCTGCCGGCGCCAAGGGCCGCAAGCGTACGGTGTTCTTCGTCGATCTGGAAGCCGCGGCCAACGTGCCTCCCGAGCTCATCGACCGCGAGTACTGA
- a CDS encoding heme o synthase: MDITTTARAESSPRGPRGTRQPFGRTVRAYVALMKPRVLELLLVTTVPVMILAQGGFPSLWLVVATVIGGTASAGSAAAFNMYLDRDIDAHMQRTVNRPLVTGEVSPRGALIFAWTLAVFSTAWLLLTTNWLAAVLSAGAIFFYVVIYTMILKRRTEQNIVWGGIAGCFPVLIGWTAVTGSLAWPPVILFALVFLWTPPHYWPLSMKYKEQYEEVHVPMLGATRDGSQVGLQVILYAWATVACSLLLIPVAGMGLVYTVSALVFGGWFIYESHRLYNRAVRGTEPRPMRVFHASITYLTLLFVAIAVDPLLPF, encoded by the coding sequence ATGGACATCACGACGACGGCGCGGGCCGAGTCATCCCCTCGGGGACCGCGCGGGACGCGTCAGCCCTTCGGTCGTACGGTTCGCGCCTACGTCGCGCTCATGAAGCCACGAGTGCTCGAGCTGCTGCTGGTGACCACCGTGCCGGTCATGATCCTGGCCCAGGGCGGGTTCCCGAGCCTGTGGCTCGTGGTGGCGACCGTGATCGGCGGCACCGCCAGCGCCGGTTCGGCTGCAGCGTTCAACATGTACCTCGACCGCGACATCGACGCACACATGCAGCGCACAGTGAACCGGCCCCTCGTGACCGGCGAGGTCTCGCCGCGGGGCGCGCTCATCTTCGCGTGGACGCTGGCCGTGTTCTCGACGGCGTGGCTGCTGCTCACCACCAACTGGCTGGCCGCCGTGCTGTCGGCGGGCGCGATCTTCTTCTACGTCGTCATCTACACGATGATCCTCAAGCGCCGCACCGAGCAGAACATCGTGTGGGGCGGCATCGCCGGCTGCTTCCCGGTGCTCATCGGGTGGACGGCGGTGACCGGCTCGCTCGCGTGGCCTCCGGTGATCCTGTTCGCCCTGGTCTTCCTCTGGACACCGCCGCACTACTGGCCGCTGTCGATGAAGTACAAGGAGCAGTACGAAGAGGTCCACGTTCCGATGCTCGGTGCCACACGCGACGGCTCGCAGGTCGGTCTTCAGGTGATCCTCTACGCCTGGGCGACGGTCGCCTGCTCGCTGCTGCTGATCCCGGTCGCCGGGATGGGCCTTGTCTACACGGTCTCGGCCCTCGTGTTCGGCGGATGGTTCATCTACGAGTCGCACCGTCTGTACAACCGCGCGGTCCGCGGCACCGAGCCGCGCCCGATGCGGGTGTTCCACGCGTCGATCACGTATCTCACGCTGCTGTTCGTGGCGATCGCGGTCGATCCCCTTCTGCCGTTCTGA
- a CDS encoding glucose-6-phosphate isomerase yields MSFDIHLSGHVKSVVDETLPGLVASLVASGITAGDGSLWGPAAEEEASKRLGWVEAVSVSRPLVPQIEALRQQLAAKGVTRVVLAGMGGSSLAPEVIAQTAGVPLVILDSTAPGQVLAAIDGDPQQGGLSQTVLVVSSKSGSTVETDSAKRAFEAAFRDLGIDPLERIVVVTDPGSPLDQAARADGYTVFNADPTVGGRYSALTAFGLVPTGLAGVDIAELLDEADATLLEVAIDSPDNPALVLAAAIAGGEPRRDKLGLVTDGTHIVGLPDWIEQLVAESTGKEGTGILPVVLLPVSPEVENKPSDVQIVRLVDEAKKFHLFEHHNDEVLISGSLGAQLVVWEYATAIAGRMLGINPFDQPDVESAKIAARGLLDARPEPTEPAFSVDGVEVRVSDPALAASGTVAGVLDALWARLPEDGYVSIQAYVNRLELDQLQGLRELVAADSGRPTTFGWGPRFLHSTGQFHKGGPANGVFLQILEQTDVDLEIPGRPFTFGQLIQAQAAGDASVLADGHGRPVVTLTLTDPRIEVLSLFEAAQ; encoded by the coding sequence ATGAGTTTCGACATCCACCTGAGCGGGCACGTCAAGTCGGTCGTCGACGAGACCCTTCCCGGACTGGTCGCGAGTCTCGTCGCCTCGGGCATCACCGCCGGCGACGGCTCGCTCTGGGGTCCCGCGGCCGAGGAAGAGGCATCCAAGCGACTCGGATGGGTCGAGGCGGTCAGCGTGTCCCGCCCGCTCGTGCCGCAGATCGAGGCGCTTCGCCAGCAGCTCGCGGCCAAGGGCGTCACGCGCGTGGTGCTCGCCGGGATGGGCGGCTCGTCGCTCGCGCCCGAAGTCATCGCGCAGACGGCCGGCGTTCCGCTGGTCATCCTCGACTCGACCGCCCCCGGACAGGTGCTCGCCGCAATCGACGGCGACCCGCAGCAGGGCGGACTGTCCCAGACGGTGCTCGTCGTGTCGTCGAAGTCGGGCTCCACCGTCGAGACCGATTCGGCGAAGCGCGCCTTCGAGGCCGCGTTCCGCGATCTCGGCATCGATCCCCTCGAGCGCATCGTCGTCGTGACCGACCCGGGCTCTCCGCTCGATCAGGCCGCGCGCGCCGACGGCTACACGGTCTTCAACGCCGACCCCACGGTGGGCGGCCGCTACTCGGCGCTCACCGCCTTCGGGCTGGTCCCGACAGGGCTTGCCGGAGTCGACATCGCCGAGCTCCTCGACGAGGCCGATGCGACCCTCCTCGAGGTCGCGATCGACAGCCCCGACAACCCCGCGCTGGTGCTCGCTGCGGCGATCGCGGGCGGCGAGCCGCGGCGCGACAAGCTCGGGCTCGTGACCGACGGCACCCACATCGTGGGACTGCCGGACTGGATCGAGCAGCTCGTCGCCGAATCCACCGGAAAGGAGGGCACCGGCATCCTGCCCGTCGTGCTGCTCCCGGTGTCGCCCGAGGTCGAGAACAAGCCGTCCGACGTCCAGATCGTGCGGCTCGTCGACGAGGCCAAGAAGTTCCACCTGTTCGAGCATCACAACGATGAGGTGCTCATCAGCGGCTCGCTCGGCGCACAGCTCGTCGTGTGGGAGTACGCCACGGCGATCGCGGGTCGGATGCTCGGCATCAACCCGTTCGATCAGCCCGACGTGGAGTCGGCGAAGATCGCCGCGCGGGGTCTCCTGGACGCGCGTCCGGAGCCCACGGAGCCGGCCTTCTCGGTGGACGGCGTCGAGGTGCGCGTGTCCGACCCGGCGCTCGCCGCCTCGGGCACCGTCGCCGGTGTGCTCGACGCCCTGTGGGCGCGCCTCCCCGAGGACGGGTACGTCTCGATCCAGGCGTATGTGAACCGTCTCGAGCTCGACCAGCTCCAGGGTCTGCGCGAGCTCGTGGCCGCGGATTCCGGCCGGCCGACCACCTTCGGGTGGGGCCCGCGGTTCCTCCACTCGACCGGGCAGTTCCACAAGGGCGGCCCGGCGAACGGCGTGTTCCTCCAGATCCTCGAGCAGACCGACGTCGATCTCGAGATCCCCGGGCGTCCGTTCACGTTCGGCCAGCTCATCCAGGCGCAGGCCGCGGGTGACGCGAGCGTCCTGGCCGACGGCCACGGGCGTCCGGTCGTCACGCTCACCCTCACCGACCCGCGGATCGAAGTGCTCTCGCTCTTCGAGGCCGCCCAGTAG
- the zwf gene encoding glucose-6-phosphate dehydrogenase has product MTVEISRGKNPLRDPDDRRLNRIAGPSALVIFGVTGDLSRKKLMPAVYDLANRGLLPPGFALVGFARRDWEDQDFAEVVHDAVRQHARTEFRDETWQQLLQGIRFVSGEFGDPDSFRRLRETVEKLDVERGTMGNHAYYLSIPPKDFALVAEQLRASGLVDDTADQPDRWRRVVIEKPFGHDLASAQALNDALRSTFPTDSIFRIDHYLGKETVQNILALRFANELYEPIWNGNYVDHVQITMAEDIGVGGRAGYYDGIGAARDVIQNHLLQLMALTAMEEPISFDAKELRAEKEKVLAAVTLPDDLSRSTARGQYAGGWQGGEKVLGFLEEEGMDPQSTTETYAAITLEVNTRRWAGVPFYLRTGKRLGRRVTEIAVVFKKAPELLFSRNQTSGQGQNALVIRVQPDEGVTIRFGSKVPGAGAQVRDVTMDFGYGHAFTEASPEAYERLILDVLLGDPPLFPRHEEVELSWKILDPIERFWTEQGGPLEQYSSGSWGPASADEMLARDGRTWRRP; this is encoded by the coding sequence ATGACAGTCGAGATTTCGCGCGGGAAGAATCCGCTGCGCGACCCGGACGACCGACGCCTCAACCGGATCGCCGGGCCGAGCGCGCTCGTGATCTTCGGCGTGACGGGAGACCTCTCCCGCAAGAAGCTCATGCCGGCCGTGTACGACCTCGCCAACCGCGGTCTGCTCCCCCCCGGATTCGCGCTGGTCGGGTTCGCCCGCCGCGACTGGGAGGATCAGGACTTCGCGGAGGTCGTGCACGATGCGGTCCGCCAGCACGCGCGCACCGAGTTCCGCGACGAGACGTGGCAGCAGCTGCTCCAGGGCATCCGGTTCGTGTCGGGAGAGTTCGGCGACCCCGATTCGTTCCGGCGGCTGCGCGAGACGGTCGAGAAGCTCGACGTGGAACGCGGGACGATGGGCAACCACGCGTACTACCTCTCGATCCCGCCGAAGGACTTCGCGCTCGTCGCGGAGCAGTTGCGCGCGTCGGGCCTCGTCGACGACACGGCCGACCAGCCCGACCGCTGGCGCCGCGTCGTCATCGAGAAGCCGTTCGGGCACGACCTCGCCTCGGCCCAGGCGCTGAACGACGCACTCCGCTCGACGTTCCCGACGGACTCGATCTTCCGCATCGACCACTACCTCGGCAAGGAGACGGTCCAGAACATCCTGGCGCTGCGCTTCGCGAACGAGCTGTACGAGCCGATCTGGAACGGCAATTACGTCGACCACGTGCAGATCACGATGGCCGAGGACATCGGCGTGGGCGGCCGGGCCGGCTACTACGACGGCATCGGCGCGGCGCGCGACGTCATCCAGAACCACCTCCTTCAGCTCATGGCGCTCACCGCGATGGAGGAGCCCATCTCGTTCGACGCGAAGGAACTGCGCGCCGAGAAGGAGAAGGTCCTCGCGGCGGTCACCCTGCCCGACGATCTCTCGCGCTCGACCGCCCGCGGACAGTACGCCGGAGGTTGGCAGGGCGGCGAGAAGGTGCTGGGCTTCCTCGAAGAAGAGGGCATGGATCCGCAGTCGACCACCGAGACGTACGCGGCGATCACCCTCGAGGTGAACACGCGGCGCTGGGCGGGGGTTCCGTTCTACCTCCGCACGGGCAAGCGCCTCGGCCGTCGTGTGACCGAGATCGCCGTCGTGTTCAAGAAGGCCCCCGAGCTGCTGTTCTCGCGCAACCAGACCTCCGGCCAGGGCCAGAACGCCCTCGTGATCCGCGTGCAGCCCGATGAGGGCGTCACGATCCGGTTCGGGTCGAAGGTGCCCGGTGCCGGTGCCCAGGTGCGCGACGTCACCATGGACTTCGGTTACGGCCATGCCTTCACCGAGGCGAGCCCCGAGGCGTACGAGCGACTCATCCTCGACGTCCTCCTCGGCGATCCTCCGCTCTTCCCGCGGCACGAGGAGGTCGAACTCTCCTGGAAGATCCTCGACCCGATCGAGCGGTTCTGGACTGAGCAGGGCGGTCCGCTCGAGCAGTACTCATCCGGGTCGTGGGGCCCGGCATCCGCGGACGAGATGCTCGCCCGCGATGGCCGCACCTGGAGGCGCCCGTGA
- the tkt gene encoding transketolase has product MSELRWDEIDRRAVDTARVLAADAVEKVGNGHPGTAMSLAPAAYLLYQRVLRHDPADTHWLGRDRFILSAGHSSLTQYVQLYLGGFGLELDDLKALRTWGSKTPGHPEYGHTAGVEITTGPLGQGLASSVGFAYAARYERGLFDPEAAAGTSPFDHFVYVIAGDGDLQEGITSEASSLAGHQQLGNLIAIYDSNQISIEDDTNVAFTEDVAKRYESYGWHVQTVDWKKTGEYAEDVAELHAAIEAAQGETDKPSLIILRTIIGWPSPGKQNTGKIHGSALGADELAATKKVLGFDPQQSFAVADDVIARTRSLSERAAEDRAAWQISFDAWAEANPERKALLDRLLAGDLPGDIAAALPSFEAGKEVSTRAASGVVINALAAELPELWGGSADLAESNLTTIKDSKSFIPSEWSTHEWSGDPYGRVLHFGIREHAMGAIVNGIKLHGPTRPFGGTFLIFSDYMRPSVRLAALMDIPSIFVWTHDSVALGEDGPTHQPIEQLATLRAIPNFAVVRPADANETSVAWLELLRRNGGPAGIALTRQNIPVFPRGEGAASGDTFATADLVAKGAYVLADAPNGTPDVIIIATGSEVQLAVSARETLAAEGVNVRVVSAPSLEWFDEQDAAYRESVLPAAVTARVSVEAGSALTWRGIVGDKGRSVAIDHFGASADYKTLFQQFGITAEAVVQAARETLQENA; this is encoded by the coding sequence GTGTCGGAACTGCGTTGGGATGAGATCGATCGGCGCGCGGTGGACACCGCTCGCGTTCTTGCGGCGGATGCCGTCGAGAAGGTGGGCAACGGCCACCCGGGCACCGCGATGAGCCTGGCGCCGGCGGCGTACCTGCTCTATCAGCGGGTGCTGCGCCACGACCCCGCGGACACGCACTGGCTGGGACGGGACCGGTTCATCCTCTCGGCCGGCCACTCGTCGCTCACGCAGTACGTGCAGCTGTACCTCGGCGGATTCGGCCTCGAGCTCGACGATCTCAAGGCGCTGCGCACGTGGGGCTCGAAGACCCCCGGGCACCCCGAGTACGGACACACCGCGGGCGTGGAGATCACCACCGGCCCGCTGGGTCAGGGACTCGCATCGTCGGTCGGATTCGCCTACGCCGCCCGCTACGAGCGCGGCCTGTTCGATCCCGAGGCGGCGGCGGGCACGTCGCCGTTCGACCACTTCGTCTACGTCATCGCGGGCGACGGCGACCTGCAGGAGGGCATCACGAGCGAAGCATCCTCCCTCGCCGGTCACCAGCAGCTGGGCAACCTCATCGCGATCTACGACTCCAACCAGATCTCGATCGAGGACGACACCAACGTCGCCTTCACCGAGGACGTCGCGAAGCGCTACGAGTCCTACGGATGGCACGTGCAGACCGTGGACTGGAAGAAGACCGGCGAGTACGCCGAAGACGTCGCCGAGCTCCACGCGGCGATCGAAGCGGCCCAGGGCGAGACCGACAAGCCGTCGCTCATCATCCTGCGCACCATCATCGGCTGGCCCTCCCCCGGCAAGCAGAACACCGGAAAGATCCACGGCTCGGCCCTGGGCGCCGACGAGCTCGCCGCGACCAAGAAGGTGCTCGGATTCGACCCGCAGCAGTCCTTCGCGGTCGCCGACGACGTGATCGCCCGCACCCGCTCGCTCAGCGAGCGCGCGGCCGAGGATCGCGCCGCCTGGCAGATCTCGTTCGACGCGTGGGCCGAGGCCAACCCGGAGCGCAAGGCCCTGCTCGACCGCCTGCTCGCCGGCGATCTGCCCGGCGACATCGCTGCAGCGCTCCCCTCGTTCGAGGCCGGCAAGGAGGTGTCGACCCGGGCCGCGTCCGGTGTCGTCATCAACGCCCTCGCAGCCGAGCTCCCCGAGCTGTGGGGCGGGTCGGCCGACCTGGCCGAGTCGAACCTCACCACGATCAAGGATTCGAAGTCCTTCATCCCGTCGGAGTGGTCGACGCACGAGTGGTCCGGCGACCCCTACGGCCGCGTGCTGCACTTCGGCATCCGCGAGCACGCGATGGGCGCCATCGTCAACGGCATCAAGCTGCACGGCCCGACCCGTCCCTTCGGCGGCACGTTCCTGATCTTCAGCGACTACATGCGCCCCTCGGTGCGCCTGGCCGCGCTGATGGACATCCCGTCGATCTTCGTGTGGACCCACGACTCGGTCGCGCTCGGCGAGGACGGCCCCACCCACCAGCCCATCGAGCAGCTCGCGACGCTGCGCGCCATCCCGAACTTCGCGGTGGTGCGCCCGGCCGACGCCAACGAGACCTCGGTCGCGTGGCTCGAGCTGCTGCGCCGCAACGGCGGCCCCGCCGGCATCGCCCTCACCCGCCAGAACATCCCGGTGTTCCCGCGAGGCGAGGGCGCGGCATCCGGCGACACGTTCGCCACAGCCGACCTCGTCGCCAAGGGCGCGTACGTGCTCGCGGATGCGCCGAACGGCACGCCCGACGTGATCATCATCGCGACCGGCTCCGAGGTCCAGCTGGCCGTGTCGGCCCGCGAGACCCTCGCGGCCGAGGGCGTGAACGTGCGCGTCGTGTCGGCCCCGTCGCTCGAGTGGTTCGACGAGCAGGATGCCGCCTACCGCGAGTCGGTGCTCCCGGCCGCCGTCACCGCCCGCGTCTCGGTCGAGGCCGGCTCGGCTCTCACCTGGCGAGGCATCGTCGGCGACAAGGGCCGCTCGGTCGCGATCGACCACTTCGGCGCTTCCGCCGACTACAAGACCCTCTTCCAGCAGTTCGGCATCACCGCCGAAGCCGTCGTCCAGGCGGCACGCGAAACCCTCCAGGAGAACGCATGA
- the secG gene encoding preprotein translocase subunit SecG has protein sequence MQILEFVLQVLLGITSLLLTLLILLHKGRGGGLSDMFGGGMTSALGSSGLAERNLNRFTVILALAWFVAIVALGLITKFQSL, from the coding sequence GTGCAGATCCTCGAGTTCGTCCTGCAGGTGCTCCTCGGAATCACGAGCCTCCTGCTGACCCTCCTCATCCTGCTTCACAAGGGGCGCGGCGGCGGCCTGTCCGACATGTTCGGCGGCGGCATGACGTCGGCGCTCGGCTCGTCCGGTCTCGCTGAGCGCAACCTCAATCGCTTCACGGTGATCCTCGCGCTCGCGTGGTTCGTGGCGATCGTGGCGCTGGGCCTCATCACGAAGTTCCAGAGTCTCTGA
- a CDS encoding glucose-6-phosphate dehydrogenase assembly protein OpcA: MIVDLPDTTVSKISRALVSVREEGGAVALGRVLTLIILTREGAMEEVIEAANDASREHPMRVIVLLIGNAEESESRLDAQIRVGGDAGASEVVTLRVAGEAGRSNLESLVTGLLLPDAPVVVWWPNRTPENPSKTSIGRIAQRRITDAATKSDPSAWVASLGEQYAPGDTDLAWTRLTRWREQLAAILDQPPYEPVTAVRVRGAADSPSTALLAAWLRLALDVPVDWAYLDAEEWPHGIKSVALVRESGEVLLERPTSDSAILTQPDQPSHELAFPRRTLRECLAEELRRLDPDVLYGRVITEGWQLLDPPATKETQGA, encoded by the coding sequence GTGATCGTCGATCTCCCCGACACCACCGTGAGCAAGATCTCGCGCGCGCTCGTCAGCGTGCGCGAGGAGGGCGGCGCGGTCGCCCTCGGCCGCGTGCTCACCCTGATCATCCTCACCCGCGAGGGAGCGATGGAGGAGGTCATCGAGGCCGCCAACGACGCCTCGCGCGAGCATCCGATGCGCGTCATCGTGCTGCTGATCGGCAATGCCGAGGAGTCCGAATCGCGGCTGGACGCCCAGATCCGCGTCGGCGGCGATGCCGGTGCCAGCGAGGTCGTCACGCTGCGGGTGGCCGGCGAGGCGGGCCGCTCGAACCTCGAGTCACTCGTCACCGGCCTGCTGCTCCCCGACGCCCCTGTCGTGGTCTGGTGGCCCAACCGCACGCCCGAGAACCCGTCGAAGACCTCGATCGGACGCATCGCGCAGCGACGCATCACGGATGCCGCCACCAAGTCGGATCCCTCCGCGTGGGTCGCCTCGCTCGGGGAGCAGTATGCGCCCGGCGACACCGATCTCGCCTGGACGCGCCTCACCCGCTGGCGCGAGCAGCTCGCGGCGATCCTGGACCAGCCGCCGTATGAACCCGTCACCGCTGTGCGGGTGCGCGGCGCTGCCGACTCCCCCTCGACCGCTCTGCTCGCCGCGTGGCTGCGGCTGGCGCTCGACGTGCCGGTGGACTGGGCGTATCTCGACGCCGAGGAGTGGCCGCACGGGATCAAGTCGGTCGCCCTCGTGCGCGAGAGCGGAGAGGTGCTGCTCGAGCGCCCGACGTCTGATTCCGCGATTCTCACGCAGCCCGATCAGCCCAGCCACGAGCTCGCGTTCCCGCGCCGCACGCTGCGCGAGTGCCTGGCCGAGGAGCTCCGCCGGCTCGACCCGGACGTCCTGTATGGTCGAGTGATCACCGAGGGATGGCAGCTGCTCGACCCTCCGGCGACGAAGGAGACGCAGGGCGCATGA
- the tpiA gene encoding triose-phosphate isomerase, which translates to MAVNTPEASAEHHRRTPLIAGNWKMNLDHLQAVAFVQKLHWTLKDAKHENGSVEVALFPPFTDLRTVQTLLDADKIPFALGAQDISSHDSGAYTGEVSGAFLAKLDNRYVIIGHSERREYHAESDEVVAAKVQAALKHGLVPVICVGETLEQREESGPTAVSVAQLRIALEGVSADAEIVVAYEPVWAIGTGQVASPDQAQEVCAAVREVVAEKLGADAAARTRVLYGGSVKAANIASFMREPDVDGALVGGASLVADEFAAIIRYQKHVGV; encoded by the coding sequence ATGGCAGTGAACACGCCCGAAGCGAGTGCGGAGCACCACAGGCGCACCCCGCTCATCGCAGGCAACTGGAAGATGAACCTCGACCACCTGCAGGCGGTGGCGTTCGTGCAGAAGCTGCACTGGACGCTGAAGGACGCCAAGCATGAGAACGGCTCGGTCGAGGTCGCGCTCTTCCCGCCGTTCACCGATCTGCGCACCGTGCAGACGCTGCTCGACGCCGACAAGATCCCCTTCGCCCTCGGAGCGCAGGACATCTCGTCGCACGACTCCGGTGCATACACCGGCGAGGTCTCGGGCGCGTTCCTTGCTAAGCTCGACAACCGCTATGTGATCATCGGCCACTCGGAGCGTCGTGAGTACCACGCCGAGTCCGATGAGGTCGTGGCCGCGAAGGTGCAGGCGGCCCTCAAGCACGGCCTCGTTCCCGTCATCTGCGTGGGCGAGACGCTGGAGCAGCGCGAGGAGTCGGGGCCGACCGCCGTCTCGGTGGCACAGCTTCGCATCGCCCTCGAGGGCGTGTCGGCGGATGCCGAGATCGTCGTCGCCTACGAGCCGGTGTGGGCGATCGGCACCGGTCAGGTCGCGTCGCCCGACCAGGCGCAGGAAGTCTGCGCGGCGGTTCGCGAGGTCGTCGCCGAGAAGCTCGGCGCCGATGCGGCAGCGCGCACGCGCGTTCTCTACGGCGGATCCGTGAAGGCGGCGAACATCGCGAGCTTCATGCGGGAGCCTGATGTCGATGGTGCGCTCGTCGGCGGGGCGAGCCTCGTGGCGGACGAGTTCGCGGCCATCATCCGGTACCAGAAGCACGTCGGCGTCTGA
- the tal gene encoding transaldolase: protein MSTPTEKLSAAGVSIWLDDLSRDRITSGNLTELISTRNVSGVTTNPTIFQGAIGGGGHAYADQIAQLAAQGASVDEAIFAATTDDVRDAADIFRPVFDATRGVDGRVSIEVSPDLAHDTDATIAQAKELWATVGRPNVHIKIPATKAGLPAITAVLAEGISVNVTLIFSLERYAEVIDAYLAGIEQAQAGGHDISQIHSVASFFVSRVDTEVDKRLTAIGGDHADGLKSLAGVANARLAYELFEKEFATDRAKALTEAGANPQRPLWASTGVKDPALPDTLYVTELIAPGTVNTMPEKTLQATFDHGEIAGDTVTGTYAAAHQIFADLAAAGVDFADVTQVLEDEGVEKFIASWHDLQGTVKSALESASEVAR, encoded by the coding sequence ATGAGCACCCCCACCGAAAAGCTCTCCGCCGCCGGCGTGAGCATCTGGCTGGACGACCTGTCGCGCGACCGCATCACGTCGGGCAACCTGACGGAGCTCATCAGCACGCGGAACGTGAGCGGTGTCACGACCAACCCGACGATCTTCCAGGGTGCGATCGGCGGCGGCGGCCACGCCTACGCCGATCAGATCGCGCAGCTGGCGGCTCAGGGCGCGTCTGTCGACGAGGCGATCTTCGCCGCGACCACCGATGACGTGCGCGACGCGGCAGACATCTTCCGCCCCGTCTTCGACGCCACGCGCGGCGTCGACGGCCGCGTGTCGATCGAGGTCTCCCCCGACCTCGCGCACGACACCGACGCCACCATCGCGCAGGCGAAGGAGCTGTGGGCGACCGTCGGCCGCCCGAACGTGCACATCAAGATCCCCGCGACGAAGGCGGGCCTTCCCGCCATCACCGCGGTGCTCGCCGAGGGCATCTCGGTCAACGTCACCCTGATCTTCAGCCTCGAACGCTACGCCGAGGTGATCGACGCATACCTCGCCGGCATCGAGCAGGCGCAGGCGGGCGGCCACGACATCTCGCAGATCCACTCGGTCGCCTCGTTCTTCGTGTCGCGCGTGGACACCGAGGTCGACAAGCGGCTCACGGCGATCGGCGGCGACCACGCGGACGGCCTGAAGTCCCTCGCGGGCGTCGCGAACGCGCGCCTCGCATACGAGCTGTTCGAGAAGGAGTTCGCGACCGACCGTGCGAAGGCGCTGACGGAAGCCGGGGCGAACCCCCAGCGTCCGCTGTGGGCGTCGACCGGCGTCAAGGACCCGGCGCTCCCCGACACCCTCTACGTGACCGAGCTCATCGCCCCCGGCACCGTGAACACGATGCCCGAGAAGACGCTCCAGGCCACCTTCGACCACGGTGAGATCGCCGGCGACACGGTCACCGGCACCTACGCCGCGGCGCACCAGATCTTCGCCGACCTCGCCGCCGCCGGCGTGGACTTCGCCGATGTCACGCAGGTGCTCGAGGACGAGGGCGTCGAGAAGTTCATCGCCTCGTGGCACGACCTGCAGGGCACCGTGAAGTCGGCGCTCGAGAGCGCCTCCGAGGTGGCCCGATGA